One window of the Paraburkholderia sp. PGU19 genome contains the following:
- a CDS encoding transposase, with product MNFVWNYCNDLSLQIFRRERRFVSGIEIQRYLNGASKEGLAIGSAVFQQIAEEYATRRKQHRKVKLRWRVSGGARRSLGWIPFKARSVVWRNGQAHFQGLHLGVWDSYGLAAYEFGAGCISEDSRGRWYLNVTVKVKPARPGEAKMDLGIDLGLKTFAGFSDERLPNVEARRFYRDLEPALATAQRARKKTRVKAIHARIANRRKDFLHQLSTRLAREYGAIFVGNVNASALAKGLHSKSVLDAGWSMFRTMLRYKCADAGAWFDEVDEALSSQTCSCCGARTGPKGVAGLGIREWTCSHCGTIHDRDRNAARNILAVGRDRLAGGIPALSAQAAVVHD from the coding sequence GTGAACTTCGTCTGGAACTACTGCAATGACCTGTCGCTCCAGATCTTTCGCCGCGAGCGGCGCTTTGTTTCCGGCATCGAGATCCAGCGTTATCTGAACGGGGCGTCGAAAGAAGGCCTCGCGATCGGTTCGGCTGTGTTTCAGCAGATCGCCGAAGAGTACGCGACGCGCCGAAAACAGCACCGCAAGGTAAAGCTTCGGTGGCGTGTGTCGGGCGGCGCGCGACGGTCGCTGGGATGGATACCATTCAAAGCCCGCTCGGTCGTATGGCGCAATGGTCAGGCACACTTTCAGGGCCTGCATCTTGGCGTCTGGGACAGCTACGGCCTGGCCGCGTATGAGTTCGGCGCCGGTTGCATCTCCGAAGACAGCCGCGGTCGGTGGTACTTGAACGTGACGGTCAAGGTGAAGCCGGCTCGGCCTGGTGAAGCGAAGATGGATCTGGGAATCGACCTCGGGCTCAAGACCTTTGCCGGCTTCTCGGACGAACGTCTTCCGAACGTCGAAGCGCGGCGGTTCTACCGCGACCTCGAACCCGCTCTCGCAACCGCCCAGCGGGCACGCAAGAAGACCCGTGTAAAGGCGATCCACGCCAGGATCGCGAATCGCAGGAAGGATTTTCTGCATCAACTCAGCACGCGACTCGCTCGCGAGTACGGTGCAATCTTTGTCGGCAACGTGAATGCTTCGGCCCTCGCCAAAGGACTGCACAGCAAGTCTGTGCTCGACGCGGGCTGGTCGATGTTCCGGACCATGCTTCGGTACAAGTGCGCTGACGCAGGCGCATGGTTCGATGAGGTCGATGAGGCGCTTTCTTCCCAAACCTGCTCGTGCTGTGGTGCTCGCACGGGGCCGAAAGGTGTCGCAGGTCTTGGAATCAGAGAGTGGACGTGCAGCCATTGTGGGACGATACATGATCGTGATCGCAATGCTGCCCGGAACATTCTCGCGGTCGGACGTGACCGTCTCGCTGGAGGAATCCCCGCCCTTTCCGCGCAAGCGGCAGTCGTTCACGACTGA
- a CDS encoding DUF1643 domain-containing protein translates to MANAALNKHGAAASGYLFSVLNGIGKPQAPVAVINMTPSPADLWKHADPIGPDNDMWLRTAAREHETVVFAWGANARPDRVREVYEIFRPGRFRKILCLGTTKDGSPRHPLYVRPTSLLSNGCRPQPATALKGVREMAIKIIGQDSTLAKQVTCRHCGAVNEERVARSTTCLFVMICYCISVQLNERDLIRDTLQGSCSSSAPENQGQACCIACRDVAGSELRLELLQ, encoded by the coding sequence ATGGCGAATGCTGCCCTGAATAAGCATGGTGCCGCAGCATCCGGCTACCTGTTCTCGGTTCTCAACGGCATCGGAAAGCCGCAGGCACCTGTGGCGGTTATCAATATGACGCCGAGCCCCGCTGATCTATGGAAGCACGCAGATCCGATCGGGCCTGACAACGATATGTGGCTTCGCACGGCAGCCCGCGAGCATGAAACAGTCGTCTTTGCGTGGGGCGCTAACGCGCGTCCTGACCGCGTGCGCGAGGTCTACGAGATTTTCAGGCCCGGCCGATTTCGGAAAATCCTGTGCCTCGGCACAACGAAAGACGGCTCACCGCGCCATCCGCTTTACGTGCGGCCGACCAGCCTCTTATCGAATGGGTGCCGACCGCAGCCAGCGACAGCGCTGAAAGGGGTGCGTGAAATGGCAATCAAAATAATCGGTCAAGACAGCACGCTGGCGAAGCAAGTCACTTGCCGTCACTGCGGCGCCGTCAATGAAGAGCGCGTCGCGCGAAGCACGACTTGCCTTTTCGTAATGATCTGCTACTGTATATCCGTACAGTTAAACGAGCGCGATTTGATACGTGACACGTTGCAAGGATCCTGTTCGAGTTCTGCGCCTGAGAATCAAGGACAAGCATGCTGCATCGCTTGCCGAGATGTCGCGGGCAGTGAACTTCGTCTGGAACTACTGCAATGA
- a CDS encoding acetyltransferase — translation MAQQRRPLVIFGTGQIAELAWFYFTHDSDYRPVAFTVDRDFINDTKFCGLPVVPFDELHQHYKPDEVELFVALSYAKVNALRTQKVQEVRAAGYRTASYVSSRATVFPGFAAGGNCFILEDNTIQPFAKIGDNVTLWSGNHIGHHSTIEDNCFISSHVVVSGGVRVGAGTFIGVNSTIRDHVSIGERCVIGAGSLIAADTEREGVYHTAAAERSRAPSSRLRNI, via the coding sequence ATGGCACAGCAACGCAGACCGCTCGTCATATTTGGCACCGGTCAAATCGCAGAGCTCGCGTGGTTTTACTTTACCCACGACTCGGACTATCGGCCTGTCGCATTCACGGTTGATCGGGATTTCATCAACGACACCAAATTTTGTGGGCTACCCGTCGTTCCTTTCGATGAACTGCATCAACACTACAAACCCGACGAAGTCGAGCTGTTCGTAGCGCTAAGCTACGCGAAAGTCAATGCGCTGCGCACGCAGAAAGTTCAGGAAGTGCGAGCGGCTGGTTATCGAACGGCTAGCTACGTCAGCAGCCGGGCGACAGTTTTTCCTGGTTTTGCGGCGGGCGGAAACTGCTTTATCCTCGAAGACAATACGATCCAGCCGTTCGCAAAAATTGGTGACAACGTGACTCTGTGGAGCGGCAATCACATCGGTCACCACTCCACTATCGAAGACAACTGCTTTATCAGCTCTCACGTCGTCGTTTCGGGCGGTGTCAGGGTTGGTGCGGGCACGTTTATCGGTGTCAACTCGACGATTCGCGATCACGTTTCGATCGGCGAACGCTGCGTCATTGGTGCGGGCTCTTTGATTGCCGCTGACACGGAACGCGAGGGGGTCTATCACACGGCGGCCGCTGAGCGCTCGCGCGCACCCAGCTCCCGGTTGCGCAACATTTGA
- a CDS encoding WbqC family protein codes for MPEVNQASRVIAIVQSCYIPWKGFFDLIASADEFILYDDMQYTRRDWRNRNLIKTPQGLTWLSVPVKVKGKYFQSIRETEIDGSAWQEKHWKSICQNYRRAPYFDEFSKVFESLYLEKEYTHLSDLNRTFIEKICTLLDISTALKWSWDYSLADGKTERLVNLCTQAGGTDYVSGPAARDYIDKNLFDQAGVNLHYFDYSNYPEYPQLWGKFEHGVSILDLLFSCGPGAADYMKFRTSRGHDNG; via the coding sequence ATGCCAGAGGTAAATCAGGCGAGTCGTGTGATTGCCATTGTTCAGTCATGCTATATCCCTTGGAAAGGATTTTTCGACCTTATTGCTTCCGCCGATGAATTCATTTTATATGATGATATGCAATACACGCGCCGTGATTGGCGCAATCGAAATCTTATCAAGACGCCACAAGGACTAACTTGGCTGTCTGTGCCGGTTAAGGTCAAGGGAAAATATTTTCAATCAATTCGAGAGACCGAGATTGATGGCAGTGCTTGGCAGGAGAAGCATTGGAAGAGTATCTGCCAAAACTATCGACGCGCCCCTTATTTTGATGAATTTTCAAAAGTTTTCGAATCTCTTTATCTCGAAAAAGAGTATACGCATCTGTCGGATTTGAATCGAACATTCATCGAGAAAATATGCACGCTTCTCGATATTTCAACTGCCTTGAAGTGGTCGTGGGACTATTCCTTGGCCGATGGAAAGACAGAGCGTCTCGTAAATCTCTGCACCCAAGCTGGCGGGACGGATTATGTTTCCGGGCCAGCAGCACGAGACTATATCGACAAGAATTTATTCGATCAGGCCGGCGTGAATCTGCATTACTTCGATTACTCGAATTACCCCGAATATCCGCAGTTGTGGGGTAAGTTTGAACACGGCGTGAGCATACTTGATCTTCTGTTCAGTTGCGGACCGGGCGCAGCGGACTATATGAAGTTCCGCACCTCGCGCGGTCACGACAACGGCTAA
- a CDS encoding glycosyltransferase family 2 protein, with protein sequence MARIEISVVVPSYGCIGCLEELCARLDKVLRELVSSHEIVIVDDRSPDNSWPLVQSLSQRYGTVRGVRLSRNFGQQLAITAGLQASCGNSVIVMDCDLQDPPERIPDLLSEYRKGYDMVLARRVIRSHSAFRRVAAKAYFALVSRLTGVAIDGSYGTFSILSRKVVNEFLRFSERDRHYVFILRWLGFNSGSIEYVHEERHSGVSSYNLVRLLKHSFSGVFFHNAVLLNWIMYTGLFLTCTSFVTGGFLIYRHLVAAALPGWTSLVVAILLSTGVILASIGTVGLYVARLFEMAKGRPIYIIDSECGCETKTSKVSHS encoded by the coding sequence ATGGCAAGAATCGAAATCAGTGTGGTGGTTCCGTCGTATGGCTGCATCGGCTGCCTCGAGGAGTTATGCGCGCGACTCGACAAGGTGTTGCGTGAACTCGTGTCGTCGCACGAGATCGTCATTGTGGATGACCGTAGTCCGGACAATTCATGGCCACTCGTACAATCGTTGTCTCAGCGCTATGGCACTGTGCGAGGCGTTCGTTTAAGCCGCAATTTCGGTCAGCAGCTGGCGATCACAGCGGGCCTCCAGGCATCGTGTGGCAACAGCGTGATCGTCATGGATTGCGATTTGCAAGACCCGCCTGAGCGGATTCCGGATTTGTTGTCCGAGTACAGGAAGGGCTACGACATGGTGCTTGCGCGGCGCGTCATACGTTCTCATTCGGCATTCCGGCGCGTCGCGGCAAAGGCTTACTTTGCTCTTGTGAGCCGGTTAACGGGTGTGGCGATCGACGGAAGTTATGGGACGTTCAGTATCCTCTCGCGCAAGGTGGTAAATGAATTTCTGCGGTTTAGCGAACGCGATCGACACTACGTTTTCATTCTGAGGTGGTTGGGATTCAATTCCGGCTCGATCGAGTACGTACATGAGGAGCGCCATTCAGGAGTTAGTTCGTACAATCTTGTTCGCTTGTTAAAGCACTCATTTTCGGGCGTGTTTTTTCACAACGCCGTGCTGCTGAACTGGATCATGTACACAGGACTTTTTCTCACCTGCACAAGCTTCGTGACGGGCGGTTTCCTGATATATCGGCATTTGGTTGCCGCGGCACTGCCGGGATGGACCAGCCTTGTCGTCGCAATCTTGCTTTCGACAGGTGTGATCCTGGCGAGTATCGGAACAGTCGGACTGTATGTCGCTCGGCTTTTCGAAATGGCCAAGGGACGCCCAATTTACATAATCGACTCCGAATGCGGATGTGAAACGAAAACTTCAAAGGTCAGTCATTCGTGA
- a CDS encoding SMR family transporter has protein sequence MRILLAVFPTVLLVAYSQIIVKWRVGILSATIDVERSGVLKYIAYLLDPFVISAYVAGLLGSFVWLFTVSRLPLALAFPVYQGLTFLLVVMASAMMFNEPITSSKLIGIAMILGGVIVGTRG, from the coding sequence ATGCGTATCCTTCTAGCGGTTTTTCCCACGGTGTTACTCGTGGCGTATAGTCAGATCATTGTGAAGTGGCGTGTCGGCATCCTTAGCGCGACGATCGATGTTGAGCGTTCTGGGGTGCTTAAGTACATCGCCTATCTTTTAGACCCTTTTGTGATTTCGGCTTACGTGGCCGGGTTGCTTGGTTCATTTGTGTGGTTGTTCACCGTTTCGCGCCTTCCCCTCGCGTTGGCTTTTCCTGTGTACCAGGGATTGACCTTTCTTCTTGTGGTGATGGCAAGTGCGATGATGTTCAATGAGCCAATTACATCCTCAAAATTGATCGGAATTGCAATGATTTTAGGCGGCGTGATTGTGGGGACGAGAGGATGA
- a CDS encoding IS110 family transposase, with product MATGDTAAVFTTIAKAKVRCHLAADAPVRSCYEAGRDGFWLHRRLEEHQITNLVVDSASIEVNRRRRGAKTDRLDSDKLLSMLMRYYAGERRVWAVARIPTPEQEDGRRVHRELDRLRQERTAHSNRIRSLLVLHNLRVERIGGRAWSHWWAQNAARLLPALRAEIEREFERLSLAARQIRTIEAQQQREVRSGAQPMIARLTGIGTGSAWSLVRELFGWRHCHNRRELASCLGLAPTPYASGTSEVEQGISKIGNRRARWLMVELAWSWLRFQPPSQLSRWFNTRFAGGGKRVRRIGIAALARRLSVALWRYLEFGEIPLGATLKSRPRRALAT from the coding sequence GTGGCCACCGGCGATACGGCCGCAGTCTTCACGACGATTGCGAAGGCCAAGGTGCGCTGTCATCTGGCTGCGGATGCTCCGGTGCGCAGCTGTTATGAAGCCGGGCGTGACGGCTTCTGGCTGCACCGTCGCCTGGAGGAACATCAGATCACAAACCTGGTGGTGGATTCGGCCAGTATCGAAGTGAACCGGCGCAGACGTGGCGCCAAGACCGACCGTCTCGACAGCGACAAGCTGCTGTCGATGCTGATGCGTTACTACGCTGGTGAACGCCGGGTGTGGGCCGTAGCGCGCATCCCTACTCCCGAACAGGAAGATGGCCGGCGAGTACACCGCGAACTCGATCGCCTGCGGCAGGAGCGCACCGCCCACAGCAACCGGATCCGCTCGCTGCTCGTACTCCACAATCTGCGTGTCGAGCGCATAGGTGGGCGCGCATGGTCACACTGGTGGGCGCAGAACGCTGCCCGCCTGTTGCCGGCGCTGCGCGCCGAGATCGAGCGCGAGTTCGAGCGGCTCTCGCTCGCTGCCAGGCAGATCAGGACGATTGAGGCGCAGCAGCAGCGTGAGGTTCGCAGCGGCGCGCAACCCATGATCGCGCGGCTCACGGGTATCGGCACCGGCAGCGCCTGGTCCCTTGTCAGGGAACTGTTCGGCTGGCGGCATTGTCACAACCGCCGCGAACTGGCCAGCTGCCTGGGCCTAGCACCGACACCCTATGCCAGCGGTACCAGTGAAGTCGAGCAGGGCATCAGCAAGATTGGCAACAGGCGAGCCCGATGGCTGATGGTCGAACTGGCCTGGAGCTGGTTACGCTTCCAGCCCCCCAGCCAGCTAAGCCGCTGGTTCAACACGCGCTTCGCAGGCGGCGGCAAGCGCGTGCGACGCATCGGCATTGCAGCGCTTGCGAGACGTCTGTCGGTCGCGCTATGGCGCTATCTGGAGTTTGGCGAGATTCCCCTCGGGGCAACCCTCAAGTCACGTCCCCGCAGGGCGCTGGCGACCTGA
- a CDS encoding excisionase translates to MAAQLIPLCVWVETIFGEHKPHRNTLMNWIRNGHIRPVSRKVGREYFCKPNAEYVDPVTGRIERMANCR, encoded by the coding sequence ATGGCAGCGCAACTGATTCCACTGTGCGTCTGGGTAGAAACGATCTTCGGCGAGCACAAGCCGCATCGCAACACGCTGATGAACTGGATCCGCAACGGTCACATCCGGCCGGTGTCACGCAAGGTCGGTCGCGAGTACTTCTGCAAGCCGAACGCCGAGTACGTCGACCCGGTCACCGGGCGCATCGAAAGAATGGCAAATTGCCGCTAG
- a CDS encoding 4'-phosphopantetheinyl transferase superfamily protein: MLAAVDVTWDAVHQNEAQSNMFALNALSSRAVQIAARGGFPDDIGVWHVPLRFTGNCASDMPFLDAEERAKATRFRNTADQVRFSLTRSVLRELLGFFLGIDPVQVKIRTTSRGKPELASSIRGRLLFNVSHSGAHALIAISRKRVVGVDIELVDKAIAWRELATLVCTPGERKMIEVSMPDTQHEEFYRCWTAKEALLKALGLGITENLLALTIDLRAVERTSLSPQVAADAHALDALRAMKCCWIRDIPDYSACLAYETDM, from the coding sequence ATGCTAGCCGCGGTCGACGTCACATGGGATGCTGTACATCAAAACGAGGCACAATCAAATATGTTTGCTTTGAACGCACTGTCGTCTCGGGCTGTCCAAATTGCTGCTCGAGGTGGTTTCCCGGATGATATCGGTGTTTGGCATGTACCCCTGCGCTTCACAGGGAACTGCGCTTCCGATATGCCATTTCTCGATGCAGAGGAACGTGCAAAAGCCACACGCTTTCGCAATACGGCGGATCAGGTTCGTTTTTCCTTGACACGCTCTGTATTACGGGAGTTGCTGGGATTTTTTTTGGGAATCGATCCGGTTCAGGTGAAGATCCGTACGACCAGCCGCGGAAAGCCAGAGCTTGCGTCCTCCATACGCGGAAGACTGCTGTTCAACGTGTCTCACTCTGGAGCTCATGCTCTGATCGCGATATCGCGCAAACGTGTGGTTGGTGTTGATATTGAGCTTGTTGACAAGGCCATCGCATGGCGTGAACTGGCAACACTCGTTTGTACGCCGGGCGAGCGTAAGATGATAGAAGTCTCAATGCCGGACACGCAACATGAGGAATTTTATCGCTGCTGGACGGCCAAAGAGGCTTTGCTGAAGGCGCTGGGTCTGGGAATCACTGAAAATCTGCTAGCATTGACTATCGATCTGCGTGCGGTCGAGCGAACATCGCTCTCACCGCAAGTAGCCGCCGATGCGCATGCTCTCGATGCGCTACGGGCTATGAAGTGCTGCTGGATTCGGGATATTCCCGACTATTCTGCATGCCTCGCCTACGAGACGGACATGTGA
- a CDS encoding phytanoyl-CoA dioxygenase family protein, producing MQREQFYGGRRPVTLDDAIEYHIEEISSLGYTVVNDVLPESELDDWRKRIDEIYERQEVECGGREVLLAIGDQDLCRAPLLYDQAFLSLARQAKVLAIVNRILGDWFILNLQNAIINRPDERHQQSAWHRDLPYQSWVASRPLAIGALFAIDPFTETTGSTAILPHSHRRELIPSEAYINAHATTVTVPPGSVVMFDAMVFHRAGYNRSQHIRRGVNHLYTVPILKQQYDFPRALGDVFHEDADLRRLLGYTSAVPVDALQWRKSRQNRKKAQKTQRD from the coding sequence ATGCAGCGCGAACAATTTTACGGCGGGCGGAGACCTGTAACCCTCGACGATGCGATTGAATACCACATCGAAGAGATCTCATCGTTGGGCTATACGGTCGTCAATGACGTGTTGCCGGAGAGCGAGCTCGATGACTGGCGCAAGCGCATCGACGAAATATATGAACGTCAGGAAGTCGAGTGCGGAGGGCGAGAGGTGCTGCTCGCCATTGGAGATCAGGATCTCTGCCGCGCTCCTTTGCTCTACGATCAAGCGTTCCTGTCGCTCGCACGACAGGCGAAAGTGCTTGCCATCGTGAATCGCATTCTCGGCGACTGGTTTATCCTGAACCTGCAGAACGCGATCATTAATCGCCCCGACGAACGGCATCAGCAGAGTGCCTGGCATCGCGATCTGCCGTACCAAAGCTGGGTCGCTTCGCGCCCCTTGGCGATCGGCGCGCTGTTTGCGATCGATCCTTTCACTGAGACGACTGGTAGCACCGCGATTCTGCCTCATTCACATCGTCGCGAATTGATTCCCTCAGAGGCATATATCAATGCGCACGCGACGACAGTGACTGTGCCGCCTGGGTCCGTGGTGATGTTCGACGCGATGGTCTTTCATCGTGCCGGATATAACCGGTCGCAGCATATCCGGCGAGGAGTGAATCATCTGTACACCGTGCCGATCCTGAAGCAACAGTATGACTTTCCTCGCGCTTTGGGCGACGTCTTCCATGAAGATGCGGACTTGCGGCGTTTGCTCGGATATACCTCGGCGGTACCCGTCGACGCGTTGCAGTGGCGCAAATCGCGCCAGAATCGAAAGAAAGCGCAAAAGACCCAGCGTGACTAG
- a CDS encoding methyltransferase domain-containing protein produces MNTAAQSKIADIAEMISDLRNLVKQEAPDLLKLFDEYAGEMQFGRALIERNLRTLNFGAKILEVGAGSLLLSCRLQQEGFDVTALEPIGSGFSHFSRLQSIVLRYANSGGFVPTLLRSTGEGLSIREDFDFAFSINVMEHVGDVSTVLHRVHEALKPGGTYRFVCPNYAFPYEPHFNIPTLISKSLTRKLLWRWIEHSANVVDPVGTWASLNWISVRSVTDICRSRLSVTPYFDRTIFDIFLKRASSDRNFQGRRGPGLLAFIAVLERTKLLSLIRLIPAAVLPVMDCSIVRV; encoded by the coding sequence ATGAACACAGCTGCACAATCGAAGATCGCTGACATTGCTGAAATGATCAGCGATCTTCGCAATCTTGTGAAGCAAGAGGCGCCCGATTTATTGAAGTTGTTCGACGAATACGCAGGTGAGATGCAATTTGGGCGCGCATTAATTGAAAGAAACTTGCGCACACTGAATTTCGGGGCGAAGATACTTGAGGTCGGTGCCGGATCTCTCCTGCTCAGCTGCAGGTTGCAACAGGAAGGTTTCGACGTAACTGCACTTGAGCCGATTGGTAGTGGCTTCTCTCACTTTTCACGGCTCCAATCGATTGTACTCCGTTACGCCAACAGCGGAGGCTTCGTGCCTACATTGCTGCGCAGTACCGGAGAGGGCCTTTCCATTCGCGAGGACTTCGATTTTGCATTTTCCATCAACGTAATGGAACACGTCGGCGATGTTTCAACGGTGCTACACCGTGTGCACGAGGCGCTCAAGCCGGGTGGTACCTACCGCTTTGTATGCCCAAACTATGCGTTTCCTTACGAACCGCATTTCAATATCCCGACGCTCATAAGCAAATCTCTGACGCGAAAATTGCTTTGGCGATGGATAGAGCACTCTGCCAACGTAGTAGATCCTGTCGGCACTTGGGCGTCGCTTAACTGGATTAGTGTGCGAAGTGTCACGGACATATGTCGAAGTAGGCTTTCGGTGACACCATACTTTGATCGCACGATCTTCGACATTTTCCTTAAGCGTGCGTCTTCCGACAGAAATTTTCAAGGTCGACGGGGTCCCGGCTTGTTGGCGTTTATCGCTGTGCTTGAACGAACTAAGCTGCTTTCGCTGATAAGACTGATTCCGGCCGCCGTGCTCCCGGTAATGGACTGCTCTATTGTTCGTGTATAG
- a CDS encoding class I SAM-dependent methyltransferase, which yields MEKLLAQVSSYYTEKIERFGAQPLGVDWNGLDGQVLRFAQLCKLLPPEVPFSIADVGCGYGALLEYLLAQYEGVEYIGIDISEAMVETATRLRGQDARARFVVGTEPPHPTDYVVASGIFNVRLGTSTDAWCTYIESTLENMDRFSTRGFAFNCLTSYSDEHKKRADLHYANPGELFDLCKRRYSRNVALLHDYDLYEFTILVRK from the coding sequence ATGGAGAAGTTACTCGCTCAGGTATCTAGTTATTACACGGAGAAGATCGAGCGCTTCGGTGCTCAACCGCTCGGTGTCGACTGGAACGGACTTGACGGACAGGTGCTGCGTTTCGCCCAACTCTGCAAGCTGCTCCCGCCTGAGGTCCCGTTTTCCATTGCCGATGTCGGGTGCGGCTATGGCGCGCTCCTCGAGTACTTGCTGGCTCAATACGAAGGGGTCGAATACATCGGGATCGATATTTCGGAAGCAATGGTTGAGACGGCGACCAGATTGCGCGGGCAAGATGCTCGAGCGAGATTCGTGGTCGGAACGGAGCCGCCGCACCCGACCGACTACGTTGTCGCAAGCGGTATCTTCAATGTCAGGCTTGGAACGTCGACGGACGCTTGGTGCACCTACATCGAGTCGACGCTCGAAAACATGGATCGCTTTTCCACCCGCGGGTTCGCGTTCAATTGCCTTACCAGCTACTCGGACGAACACAAGAAGCGCGCGGATCTTCACTACGCGAATCCCGGTGAACTGTTCGATCTGTGCAAACGTCGCTATTCGCGTAACGTCGCCCTGTTACACGACTACGATCTTTATGAATTCACCATTCTCGTCAGAAAATGA
- a CDS encoding replication initiation protein: MKMFAQYRDTGLVRIRFDEFCHAMEAPPSCLKDFGQLRRRVIDPAVAELTGKDGLLIEWKPTKSGGRKVTGLEFTFQPNPNCFYSDGIGSCMTKWVNVRIGNGHYSSMRSVGHVS; this comes from the coding sequence ATGAAGATGTTCGCGCAGTACCGGGACACCGGTCTGGTGCGGATCAGGTTCGACGAATTTTGTCACGCGATGGAGGCACCGCCGAGCTGCCTGAAGGATTTCGGCCAGCTAAGGCGCCGGGTGATCGATCCGGCCGTTGCCGAGCTCACTGGCAAGGACGGCTTGCTGATCGAGTGGAAACCGACGAAGAGCGGTGGACGCAAGGTGACCGGGCTCGAATTCACGTTCCAGCCGAACCCCAATTGTTTCTACTCTGACGGCATCGGTTCATGCATGACTAAGTGGGTAAATGTCAGAATAGGCAACGGTCACTATTCATCTATGCGTTCGGTAGGACACGTGTCATGA